One Paracidovorax avenae ATCC 19860 genomic region harbors:
- a CDS encoding MFS transporter — protein sequence MADTASATPDGTPRRTRQAWSVLAVSTLAFTVCFMVWMMFGVIGIPIKKMLGLNATEFGLLTAMPVLTGSLVRVPLGIWTDRYGGRIVMACLMAVTVPAIWIMGYATQYWHFLAIGLFVGLAGGSFSVGTPYVARWFPKERQGTAMGIYGAGNSGAAVNKFVAPAILVAFGWAAVPHAYAAIMLGTLVLFWLFSHSDPAHRVPSHVTFLDQLQALKDPRVLKYCQYYSIVFGGYVALSLWMVQYYVGEYGLDIRVAALLAACFSLPGGVLRAIGGALSDKYGAHGVTWWVLWVCWVCLFLLSYPQTDFTVLATDGPRSFHIGLNVYAFTGLMFVLGIAMAFGKASVFKYISDDYPANIGAISGIVGLAGGLGGFVLPILFGVLLDWTGVRSSAFMLMYGVVWVSLAWMYFTEVRHTDVMDAGRSAADHGMPDARRP from the coding sequence ATGGCTGACACCGCGTCCGCAACCCCGGACGGAACCCCGCGCCGCACCCGCCAGGCCTGGTCCGTGCTCGCCGTGAGCACGCTCGCCTTCACCGTGTGCTTCATGGTGTGGATGATGTTCGGCGTTATCGGCATCCCGATCAAGAAGATGCTGGGCCTGAATGCCACCGAGTTCGGCCTGCTCACGGCCATGCCGGTGCTCACGGGCTCGCTCGTGCGCGTGCCGCTCGGCATCTGGACGGACCGCTACGGCGGCCGCATCGTGATGGCCTGCCTGATGGCCGTGACGGTGCCGGCCATCTGGATCATGGGGTATGCCACGCAGTACTGGCACTTCCTCGCGATCGGCCTGTTCGTCGGGCTGGCCGGGGGCTCGTTTTCGGTGGGCACGCCCTACGTGGCGCGCTGGTTCCCGAAGGAGCGCCAGGGCACGGCCATGGGCATCTACGGCGCGGGCAATTCCGGCGCGGCGGTGAACAAGTTCGTGGCGCCGGCCATCCTGGTGGCCTTCGGCTGGGCGGCCGTGCCGCATGCGTATGCGGCCATCATGCTCGGCACGCTGGTGCTGTTCTGGCTGTTCAGCCACAGTGATCCGGCGCACCGCGTGCCCAGCCACGTCACCTTCCTGGACCAGCTGCAGGCGCTGAAGGACCCGCGCGTGCTCAAGTACTGCCAGTACTACAGCATCGTGTTCGGTGGCTATGTGGCGCTGTCGCTCTGGATGGTGCAGTACTACGTGGGCGAATACGGCCTGGACATCCGCGTCGCCGCGCTGCTGGCCGCCTGCTTCTCGCTGCCCGGCGGCGTGCTGCGCGCCATCGGCGGGGCGCTCAGCGACAAGTACGGCGCCCACGGCGTCACCTGGTGGGTGCTGTGGGTCTGCTGGGTGTGCCTGTTCCTGCTGTCGTACCCGCAGACCGATTTCACGGTGCTCGCCACGGACGGCCCGCGCAGCTTCCACATCGGCCTGAACGTGTATGCGTTCACCGGGCTCATGTTCGTGCTGGGCATCGCCATGGCCTTCGGCAAGGCGAGCGTCTTCAAGTACATCAGCGACGACTATCCGGCCAACATCGGCGCCATCAGCGGCATCGTGGGCCTGGCCGGCGGCCTGGGCGGTTTCGTGCTGCCCATCCTGTTCGGCGTGCTGCTGGACTGGACGGGCGTGCGCTCCAGCGCCTTCATGCTGATGTACGGCGTGGTCTGGGTGTCGCTGGCCTGGATGTATTTCACCGAGGTGCGGCATACCGATGTCATGGACGCCGGCCGCAGCGCGGCGGACCATGGAATGCCCGATGCAAGGAGACCGTGA
- a CDS encoding NarK family nitrate/nitrite MFS transporter — protein MPATPSPSSSPSRGGARAGRVLTLWTPEDKEFWEREGEAIARLNLWISVPALFLSFAIWQVWSVVAVSLPALGFRYSTNQLFWLAAAPALSGATLRIFYSFMVPIFGGRRWTALSTASLLLPALGIGYAVQDNTTGYPTMLALALLCGLGGGNFSSSMANISFFFPKERKGSALGVNAGLGNLGVSVVQFLSPLVITAGVFGVLGGDAQTMVKNGQAQQVWAQNAAFVWVPWIALASLAAWFGMNDIADARASFAAQAAIFRRKHNWIMCVLYLGTFGSFIGFSAGFPLLIKSQFPDVNPLAYAWLGPLVGALIRPVGGWLADKLGGARVTLWNFAVMALAVLGVLAFLPKGMGGYALAFGPAGGSFAGFFAMFMVLFLTTGIGNGSTFRMIPVIFLNLRLADVRTGSAEARAQATREGNTEGAAALGFAGALGAYGGFFIPKSYGSSIAATGGPELALWTFAAFYALCIGITWWYYARRHAEMPC, from the coding sequence ATGCCTGCCACCCCTTCCCCCTCTTCATCTCCCTCCCGCGGCGGTGCCCGGGCCGGGCGCGTGCTGACCCTCTGGACCCCGGAGGACAAGGAGTTCTGGGAGCGCGAGGGCGAAGCCATCGCTCGCCTGAACCTCTGGATCTCGGTGCCCGCGCTGTTCCTGTCCTTCGCCATCTGGCAGGTCTGGAGCGTGGTTGCCGTGAGCCTGCCCGCGCTGGGATTCCGCTATTCCACCAACCAGCTCTTCTGGCTGGCGGCGGCACCTGCGCTCTCGGGCGCCACGCTGCGCATCTTCTATTCGTTCATGGTGCCGATCTTCGGAGGGCGGCGCTGGACGGCCCTGTCCACAGCCTCGCTGCTGCTGCCCGCGCTGGGCATCGGCTACGCGGTGCAGGACAACACCACCGGCTACCCGACGATGCTCGCGCTCGCGCTGCTGTGCGGCCTGGGCGGTGGCAACTTCAGCTCCAGCATGGCCAACATCAGCTTCTTCTTCCCGAAGGAGCGCAAGGGCTCGGCGCTGGGCGTGAACGCGGGGCTGGGCAACCTGGGCGTGTCGGTGGTGCAGTTCCTGAGCCCGCTCGTCATCACGGCCGGTGTCTTCGGCGTTCTGGGCGGCGATGCGCAGACCATGGTGAAGAACGGCCAGGCGCAGCAGGTGTGGGCGCAGAACGCGGCCTTCGTCTGGGTGCCCTGGATCGCGCTCGCGTCGCTGGCCGCGTGGTTCGGCATGAATGACATCGCCGACGCGCGGGCTTCGTTCGCGGCGCAGGCCGCCATCTTCCGCCGCAAGCACAACTGGATCATGTGCGTGCTGTACCTCGGCACCTTCGGTTCGTTCATCGGGTTCTCCGCGGGATTTCCGCTGCTCATCAAGAGCCAGTTCCCCGACGTGAACCCGCTCGCCTACGCATGGCTGGGGCCGCTGGTGGGCGCGCTGATCCGGCCCGTGGGTGGGTGGCTGGCGGACAAGCTGGGCGGTGCGCGCGTCACGCTGTGGAACTTCGCGGTGATGGCGCTGGCCGTGCTGGGCGTGCTGGCCTTCCTGCCCAAGGGAATGGGCGGCTATGCGCTCGCCTTCGGGCCGGCCGGGGGCAGCTTCGCGGGCTTCTTCGCGATGTTCATGGTGCTGTTCCTCACCACCGGCATCGGCAACGGATCGACCTTCCGGATGATCCCCGTGATCTTCCTGAACCTGCGCCTCGCCGACGTGCGCACGGGCAGCGCCGAGGCCCGCGCCCAGGCCACCCGCGAGGGCAATACCGAAGGCGCCGCGGCCCTGGGCTTCGCTGGCGCGCTGGGTGCCTACGGCGGCTTCTTCATCCCCAAGAGCTATGGCAGCTCGATCGCCGCGACGGGCGGGCCGGAGCTGGCGCTCTGGACGTTCGCCGCGTTCTACGCGCTGTGCATCGGCATCACGTGGTGGTACTACGCGCGCCGCCATGCAGAGATGCCCTGCTGA